From the Streptomyces nigrescens genome, one window contains:
- a CDS encoding protease inhibitor I42 family protein yields MMRTQLPGTALRRALTPALTALTTLAVLTALTGCGLMGPSTYDTDETAIEADSGEEFTLSVPSNASLGERWYVAEPKPAARVVRAAGEDQENSGSEADGASGGSQLFRFKAVGRGSTTIRLIHCPVHACIDQGDDSATASPPPPAGSTAAPASSRPTYHTYTVTVK; encoded by the coding sequence ATGATGCGTACTCAACTCCCGGGCACCGCCCTTCGCCGGGCACTCACACCGGCACTCACCGCCCTCACCACTCTCGCCGTCCTCACCGCCCTCACCGGATGCGGTCTCATGGGTCCCAGCACGTACGACACGGACGAGACCGCCATCGAGGCCGACTCCGGCGAGGAGTTCACGCTGTCCGTGCCCTCCAACGCCTCGCTCGGCGAACGCTGGTACGTGGCCGAGCCGAAGCCCGCCGCCCGTGTGGTGCGCGCGGCGGGCGAGGATCAGGAGAACTCGGGGAGCGAGGCGGACGGGGCAAGCGGCGGCAGCCAGCTCTTCCGCTTCAAGGCCGTCGGCCGGGGCAGCACCACGATCCGGCTGATCCACTGCCCCGTGCACGCCTGTATCGACCAGGGCGACGACTCGGCAACGGCTTCCCCGCCCCCGCCCGCCGGATCCACGGCCGCACCGGCATCGAGCCGTCCGACCTACCACACCTACACCGTCACCGTGAAGTGA
- a CDS encoding peptidoglycan-binding protein, whose product MAEQGSTTERRAKLEECYKRLLDCDDKNEMIAEINTALAVPAPVGSPGTLELLGKRYRTQSKSAEEVAVKVDQVATSGLPEVWVGKSGVAASEVVQAAARAAHQMTEALQKGGNALLSLSDAVEDAQKLDGTGRGQLREALSILGAEDGFFDNMVDTDEEEDAIWRAGTVACAGVDKMRSAARSADDAARAAARDLNKFASEARAGKMHTSGLSAADKLALADTAGPSGPAEMNELLSANDLERSGQYMEKMSARDRAAFDRMLADSKSPQERAYLVKALAAGYDLNAVSEFQGKIHGKDPAWLQRHLTPVTTAADSMDNEGRAKDGRNNNTDDQAFNGERWSQDGNTCVPSSTVSARAMVDPVYALELTGGPSGQEDDPGAFRDRLGAEQQRVHDEGDGNYDYDFPFSRHPNGMDNDGKTTVVDKEISPHTGASYDFQETRSADARRDVLPDIEKSVAEGKPVPIGVEGYNKDDERSGHAMMIIGQEGDMLQVYNPWGTTTWVSEDDFVNGRMDKASDNRMPDAYAVHLPAD is encoded by the coding sequence ATGGCTGAGCAGGGATCCACCACGGAGCGTCGCGCCAAGCTGGAGGAGTGCTACAAGCGGCTCCTCGACTGCGACGACAAGAACGAGATGATCGCCGAGATCAATACCGCCCTCGCCGTCCCGGCGCCGGTCGGCTCCCCCGGCACACTCGAACTGCTGGGCAAGCGCTACCGCACCCAGTCGAAGTCCGCCGAAGAGGTCGCCGTCAAGGTCGACCAGGTGGCCACGTCGGGCCTGCCGGAGGTCTGGGTGGGGAAATCCGGCGTGGCGGCGTCCGAGGTCGTCCAGGCCGCGGCCCGTGCGGCCCATCAGATGACCGAAGCCCTGCAAAAGGGGGGCAATGCGCTGCTGTCCCTGAGTGACGCGGTCGAGGACGCCCAGAAACTGGACGGGACCGGCCGCGGCCAATTGCGCGAGGCACTGTCCATTCTCGGTGCCGAGGACGGCTTCTTCGACAACATGGTGGACACCGACGAGGAGGAGGACGCGATCTGGCGGGCCGGCACGGTGGCCTGTGCCGGTGTCGACAAGATGCGCTCCGCGGCACGGTCCGCCGACGACGCGGCCCGCGCGGCCGCCCGTGACCTCAACAAGTTCGCCTCCGAGGCGCGGGCCGGCAAGATGCACACGAGTGGCCTCTCCGCCGCCGACAAACTCGCCCTCGCGGACACCGCGGGCCCCTCCGGTCCGGCGGAGATGAACGAGCTGCTCAGCGCGAACGACCTCGAACGCTCCGGTCAGTACATGGAGAAGATGAGCGCCCGCGACCGCGCCGCGTTCGACAGGATGCTCGCCGACTCCAAGTCGCCGCAGGAACGCGCCTACCTGGTCAAGGCATTGGCCGCGGGGTACGACCTGAACGCCGTGTCGGAATTCCAGGGAAAGATCCATGGCAAGGACCCGGCCTGGCTCCAGCGCCACCTCACCCCGGTGACCACCGCCGCGGACAGCATGGACAACGAGGGGCGCGCCAAGGACGGCAGGAACAACAACACCGACGACCAGGCCTTCAACGGCGAACGGTGGTCGCAGGACGGAAACACCTGCGTTCCGTCCTCCACCGTGAGCGCACGGGCCATGGTCGACCCCGTCTACGCCCTTGAACTCACCGGCGGCCCGTCCGGCCAGGAGGACGACCCCGGGGCGTTCCGCGACCGGTTGGGCGCCGAACAGCAGCGGGTGCACGACGAGGGCGACGGGAACTACGACTATGACTTCCCGTTCTCCCGGCACCCCAACGGCATGGACAACGACGGCAAGACCACCGTGGTCGACAAGGAGATCAGCCCGCACACCGGAGCGTCGTACGACTTCCAGGAGACCAGGAGCGCCGATGCCCGGCGCGATGTGCTGCCGGACATCGAGAAGTCCGTGGCCGAGGGCAAGCCGGTGCCGATCGGCGTCGAGGGGTACAACAAGGACGATGAGCGCTCCGGTCACGCGATGATGATCATCGGCCAGGAGGGCGACATGCTCCAGGTCTACAACCCCTGGGGCACCACCACCTGGGTCAGTGAGGACGACTTCGTCAACGGCCGCATGGACAAGGCCTCCGACAACCGCATGCCCGACGCCTACGCCGTCCACCTGCCCGCCGACTGA